In Halanaerobium praevalens DSM 2228, the DNA window GAAAAAACAGTTTCTACAATTAATTATATAGAAGCTGGAATTGTTTTAGAATTTTTACCTAAAATTATCAATGAAAAAGAAGTTCTTTTAGAAATAAAACCATCAGTTAATAGTTTAGGTCAAGTGCTTGCTGATGGTTTACCAGCTGTAAACTCCAGAAGTGCTGAAACAACTGTTATTTTAGAAAATGATCAAACTTTAGCTATTGGAGGCTTAATCAAAAAAGATGAGTTAAAAAGTATTAAAGAAGTACCTATTTTAGCAGATTTGCCGTTATTAGGAAAATTATTTTCAGCTGAAGAAAAAAATGATATAGAAACTGAATTAATTATTTTTATTACACCTAAAATTATAGAATCTAAAACTGAAATTAAAACTAAAACACCAGTTTTAACAGAAGAAAAATTAAATAATAAGATTAAAAAGCAGGAAAAAGAGGTCTTAAAAGAGAATAAAAGTAATAGAGAGTTTAAAAATCTAACAGAAGCAGAATTAAAAAAAATTTTAGATAAATAAAAGGATATTTAAACTTTTTCAAGAAATTTAATTCAGGGGAAACCCTGAATTTTCTTTTAATAATAAAAACAAATGCTAATTGAAGGAGGTTAATTTATTGAAAATAGTTTTAACTGGATTTATGACTGCTGGTAAAACAACAGTAGCTAAAATTATAGCAGCTAAAAAAAACTATAAATTTTATGATAGTGATCAATTAATTGAAGCAAAAGAAAAAATGACTATTAAAGAAATATTTAAACTCAAAGGTGAAAAATATTTTAGAAAAATTGAAAAAGAGATTATTATGAACCTTTTAAAAACAAAAAAAAATTTAGTATTGGCTACAGGTGGTGGCTCTATTATAAATAAAGAGTTAAGAAATCTAATCTTAGAGCAATCTGAAAGCTTTTGTTTAGATTTAAGTCCAGAAGCTGTTTTAAAGAGAGAAAAAAAGTCAAAGATACAACGGCCTCTACTTGCAGGGAATAATAAATTAAACAAGGTAAAAAAACTTTTAGCAAAGCGAAAAAAGTATTATCAACAAATTCCAATTCATTTTGATAGTGAAACAAATTCAGCGATAGAAATCGCAGATTTAATTTTAGCTGAATTACCTGAACAAAAAATAAATATTAAAATTGATTCTAAATCAATGGCTTATCCTGTAATTATAGAATCAAAATTTAAAAAAAATAGTTTTAAAAAAATTATAGATAAAATTAAAGGTAATAAGGTATTTTTATTGGTAGATCAAGTTTTAATGTCAAAACATAGTGCTCAAATAATTGATTTACTTAATAAAAATTCTCAGCTTGTCAAATTGGAGCTTAAAGCTGGAGAAGAAATTAAAAGCCTTAGTTATTTAAATCAGATTTATCAAATTTTATATGAAAATAATTTTAGTCGTTCTGATTATTTAATTGCTTTTGGGGGAGGTACTGTTGGTGATTTGGGTGGTTTAGCTGCCTCTACTTATTTAAGAGGTTTAAAACTAATTCAACTGCCAACAACTATTATTTCTCAATTAGATAGTAGTATAGGTGGTAAAACTGCTGTTAACTTTAAAAATACTAAAAATATAATAGGTACTTTTTATCAGCCAGAATTAGTATATTATCAATTAGATTGGTTAAAAACTTTAGCTACTAGAGAAATAAAATCTGGTTTAGGAGAAGTTATAAAATATTCAATTTTAGCTGGTCCAGAACTCTTTGATCTTTTAGTTGAAAAAGAAACTGAAATTATTAACTTAGATGAAGATATTATGCTACAAATAGCCGAGATTTGTTTAAATACTAAATACGAATATGTAAGAAATGATGTTCAAGATAAAGGCTTGAGGAAAAAACTTAATTTAGGTCATAGTTTTGGTCATGCACTTGAAGCTACAGAAAATTTTAATTATAAGCATGGACAGGCAGTAGTTATGGGAATTGCTTTTACAGCTTTTTTATCTAATAAAATAGGAGTTTTAGAATCAGATAAATTCAAAAAAATAATAAAATTAATTTTAAATTTCAATTATGAAATTTTTCCTTCACCAGCAATAAAAGTTAAGGATTTAATAAATTATTTAGCTTATGATAAAAAAAATAGTGGAAATAAGATCTGGTGGGTTTTAATAAATGACATCGGTACTACTTATTTAAGTGATAGATTTAAGCAAAAAGAACTTAGTCAATATATGGAGGAATACTTATGCAAAAAGTGGCTATTATCCATGGACCTAATTTAAATATGTTAGGAATAAGGGAACCTGAAATTTATGGAGGTACTAATTTAGCAGCACTTAATAATGATTTGAAAAAAAAAGCTAAAGAAATTGATTTAGAATTAGAGATTATACAGACTAATCATGAGGGGGAAATTGTTGATTTTTTACAGCAAAACTACAAAGAATTGTCAGGAATAGTAATTAACCCAGGTGGTTTAACTCATACTAGTGTTGTTTTGAGAGATGCTCTAGCATCAGTGAGATTAGCAGTTATTGAAGTTCATATTAGTAATATTTATCGAAGAGAAGAATATCGTAAAAAATCAATTACAGCAGAAGCAGCTGTGGGATTAATAACTGGTTTAGGAGTTTATGGCTATGTTTTAGCTTTAGAAGCATTAAAAAAAATATTGATAAAGGAGAAATACTAATGAAAAAAAGAATTGATAAATTAAGAAAAAATTTAATTGAAAAAGATATAGAGGCCTTTTTAGTAACTAAAAGAGAAAATGTACGTTATTTAAGTAATTTTACAGGCACAGCAGGTAAATTATTAATAACTAAAAAAGATAATATTTTCATTACTGATTTTCGTTATTTAGATCAGGCTGCAGAACAAACAGAAGGATGTGTAATTGAAGAAATAAGCAGTGACTTTGTTAAGGGATTTGCTGAACTTTTAAAAAGAAAAAATATTAAAAATTTAAGTTTTGAAAGTGAAGATTTAAACTTTAAAATGTATCAAAAATTAAAAGATAATTTAGACTTAGATTCATTTATGCCTTTAGAATCTCTGGTAGAAAATTTAAGATTAATTAAAGATCAGAGTGAAATTGAAAAAATTAAAAAAGCAGTAGAAATAGCAGATCAAGGTTTTGATTTCTTAATTGATTTTATTGAACCTGGTAAAACAGAAAAAGAAGTCGCTTTAGAACTAGAATTTTTTATGAAAAGAAAAGGTGGAGAAGCTAATGCTTTTGATTTTATAGTAGCCTCTGGCAAAAGAGGAGCTTTACCACATGGAGTGGCCTCAGATAAAAAAATAGAAACTGGAGATTTAGTTACAATTGATTTTGGTACTGTTTATCAGGGATATCATTCTGATATGACCAGAACAATTGCAGTAGGAGAACCAGAAGCAAAATTAAAAAATATTTATGAGCTTGTTTTAAGTGCTCAGCAAAAAGTGATTAGAGAAATTAAAGCAGGTATGAGTTGTTTTGAAGCAGATAAAATAGCGAGAGATTTTATTGCAGAAGCAGGCTATAAAGAAAACTTTGGCCATGGTTTAGGACATGGACTTGGACTTGAAATTCATGAAGGGCCTAGACTTTCTTATAGCTCAGATTCTCAATTGAAAGCAGGAATGGTTGTTACAGATGAGCCTGGAATTTATGTTTCTGGTTTAGGTGGAGTTAGAATTGAAGATGATTTGGTAATTACTGAAAATGGTTGTCAAGTTTTAAATTCAGCTCCTAAAGAATTGATTATTTTATAAATTAAAATCCAGACTATACTTTGCTGACAAACTTTAAATCAAATTTAGTTAGAGTTTATAATTTGTTTAAAAAGATAATTTCTGCTATAATTGAACTGCAGCAAAAAATAGTGGAGGTGGCCGTAAATGATTTCAACAAATGATTTTAATACAGGTTTAACAATAGAGCTAGAAGGGGAAGTATATCAAGTTATAGAATTTCAGCATTCTAAATCTGGCAGAGGTAGTGCTTTTGTTAGAACAAAATTGCGTAATGTTGAAGAAGGATATACAATTAATAAAACTTTTAAGGCAGGAGAAAAAGTAGAAACTGCTCATGTAGAAAAAAAGAAAATGCAGTATCTATATTGGGATGGTAGTGATTATATTTTTATGGATAATGATACATATGAACAATTTAGCTTAAGTGAAGAACAACTTGGAGATAAGGTTAAGTATTTAAAAGAAAATATGGAACTTGATATATCTGTTTATCAAGGTAAACCGATTGATATAGATTTACCTACCTTTGTTAAATTAAAAGTAGAAAGTACTCCTCCTAATGTTAGAGGTAATACAGTTTCGGGAGGTAATAAGCCAGCTACAATGGAAACTGGCTTGGTAACTCAAGTGCCTTTATTTATTGAAGAAGGGGATATACTTAAAATAGATAGTAGAACTAATGAATATGTAGAAAGAGCTAATAAATAAACTTTAGTACTAGAGGAGGATCTTTAGATGAATTATTTAATCATTGGAGCAGGTGCAGCAGGAGCTTCTGCTGCCAAATCAATTTTAAAAAATAGCAAAGAAAATGATCAAATAAAAATTTTTACAGACGAAAATTATCCTTTTTATTATCGTCCTCGTCTAATAGAATGTTTGTCAGGTGAAGTTGCAATTGAGGATATTATTATTAATGATCAAGAGTGGTTTGCAGAAAATGGAATTGAACTTCATTTAGATGAAAAAATTATAGATGTTAATCTTGAAGCTAAAGAAATAAAAAGTAAAAAAGATACTTATAAATATGACAAATTATTACTGGCAAGTGGATCTCATTGTTTTGTCCCACCATTTTCAGGTTTAGATTTAGAAAATATTTTTACTTTAAGAACTGCAGCAGATCTTAAGGAAATTAATAAAGCAGCAGCAAAAGCCAAAAAGGCAGTTGTTGTTGGAGGTGGACTTTTGGGCTTAGAAATCGCCTATAACTTTGCTAAAGCTGGTTTAGATACAACGGTTTTAGAAGTAGCACCTTATCTATTGCCAATGCAGTTAGATAAAAAGGGTGGAGATCTTTTAGAAAAGAAATTGGAGAAAAACCAAGTTAAAGTAATTACTGATGCAAAGACTAAAGGTTTTGCTGGTGATAAAAAAGTTGAAAAAGTAATTCTTGAAGATCAAAAAATAGAAGCAGATATTGTTTTGATTTCAACTGGAATTCGCTGTAATACTTCTTTAGCAGATGATATTGATATTGAACAGAATAAAGGAGTAATAGTTAACAATAAAATGCAGACTTCAGTTCCAGATGTTTTTGCTGCTGGAGATATAGCAGAATTTAAGGGAGAAGTTTATGGGATTTGGCCTCCTTCTTTAAAACAGGGTCAAGTTGCTGGTAAAGTAATGAGTGGAGAAAAAGCAGAGTTTGAAGCACATGTTTCTTCACATAAGCTAAAAGTTGCTGGTATTGATGTTATTTCTTTAGGAGAATTAAACAAAGATAATGAATATGAAGAAGAAATTTTAGCTGATGATGATAATTATATTAAAGTTATAAAAAACAATGGTAAAAAGATTGGAGCTATAATAGTTGGCCAATATTCTAACAAAAATAAGATTATGGCTGAAGTCAAAAAATAAATTTTATTAATTGAAGGAGGGTTTAATAATGGAAAAAGATAAGATTAAAGATGTTGAAGCTGAGGCAGTAGAAACAGAAGAAGTTGATGAAGGAAGTATTCAAATTGCTGATGAGGTAGTAGGAATTATAACTGGTTTAGCTGCTACTGAAATTGATGGTGTAGCAGGTATGAGTGGTGGCCTTGCTGGTGGAATTGCTGATATGCTAGGTCGAAAAAGTTTAAGTAAAGGTGTTAAGGTTCAGGTTGAAGATCAAACTGCTTCAGTTGATGTTTATGTTATTATAGATTATGGTAATTCTATTCCTGATGTAGCATGGAAAATACAAGATAATGTTAAAGAGGCAATAGAAGGAATGACAGGTTTAGATGTTAAAGCGGTTAATGTTCATGTGCAGGGAGTTAATTTCCCCGAAAATGACCAAAAGCAAGCTGAAAAAAAAGAATTAGAGGAAGTAGAAGCAGATAAATAATATTTTTCTATAACTGATTGGAGGTTAAACTATGAAAATTATCCGCAATATAGTTTCTTTTATTAGTGCTTTAATTCTTATTGTTTTAACTATAGTTTTTTCTCTTTATAGTTTTGGGCTTTTATCAGCCAATTTTATTCCTAATTTAATTTTAAGAAGTTATAATAATTGGCAGTTAGGAGCTGTTTATTTATTATTGTTACTGGGGGCGCTTTTTGTTATTTATCCTTATTTTACTGATGAAAAGTTTAAATCAACTCATTTATTAAGTTCTGAATCAGGTGATATAACAATTACAGTTTCTGCTCTTTCTAATTTAATTAAAGATAGGGTTAAAACAAAAGAAAAATTTAATGATATAAAAATTAAATTAAAAGAACAAGAAGCAGGATTAAAAATTACTTTAAATGGTAAATTGACTGTACCAGGTGATATAACTTCTATCAGTGAAAATATACAGCGTGATTTAAAAAAATATATAGAAGATACAACTGGCATTCAAGTAAGTAAAATTCAGATTAGAATTGATGCTGTCAAAAAAGATGATAAACTGCCCGAAAAGGTAGAATGAGGTGGGCTATAAATGGATAAGCAGAAATTAAAAGCAGACTTAATTCAATTTATATATTTAAATCTCAAAAAAATATTTGGGGCAGTTATTGGCTTAATTATTGGGATTTTGATTTTAGTAATTGGTTTTTTTAAAACTTTAGTTATTTGCTTAACTACTTTAGTAGGTTATTATTTAGGAGCACGCTGGCGTTTTGAAGAGGACATAAAAGACTTTATATTAAAAGTTATTCCTGAAAAATTTAAATAGAGCTAGGAAAGAGGTATTTTCTTTATGCAAAATGTTTCGAGACATAAACAAAGAATCTGGGCTTTGCAGATTCTTTATGGATTAGATATTAGAAAAAAGCTTGCTTTGGAGCATTCCAAAAAAAGTTATGAAAATTTTATGGCTGAAAAAGGAGTTTTAAGTGAAGATTTATATGTGGCAGAAATTTTAGAAGGCATAATACTGGAATTAGAACTGTTAGATGCCCAAATTGATCAATATGCAATTAATTGGGATATTGAAAGGATGCCTGCAATTGATAGAAATATTTTGAGAATTGCTGCTTATGAAATCCAGCACGATATTCCTGCTAAAGTAGCTATAAATGAAGCTGTGAAAATAGCAAAAAAATATGCTGATGATAGTTCACCTTCATTTATTAATGGAATATTATCTAAATTCGCTTAAAAAGAGGGCTTCTTGCTCTCTTTTTTTGTGCTTTGATTAGTTTAATTAGTTATAAATTTGAAATAAAAAAGTTAATTTAAAAAATAATGGAGGTCTAATAATGAAATATTCAGCAAGAATTGAAAAAATTGAAGAATCCAAAACAATTGCTGTTAGTACAGAAGCTAATCGTTTAACTGCTGCTGGAGAAGATGTAGTAAGTTTTGGAGCAGGAGAACCAGATTTTCCTACTCCAGCTCCAATTAAAAAAGCAGCAGTTGAAGCTATGGAAAAAGGTTATACAGGTTATACTTCTGCTTCTGGTTTACCTGAATTAAAAAAAGCAGTAACTAATAAATTTGCTGCTGATTATAAGATTAAATATTCTACAGAAGAAGTATTTGTTGGTAATGGTGGTAAACAGGTTCTTTTTAATGGCTTATCTGCTATTTTAGAAGCTGGAGATGAGGTTTTAATACCTAAACCATATTGGGTTTCTTATCCTGAATTAGTAAAGCTAGCTGGAGGGACTCCTGTTTTGATAGAAACTAAGGCTGCAGATCGATATAAATTAAAAGCAGCTGAACTTAAAGAAAATATAACTGAAAAGACAAAGGCAATTATTCTTAATTCTCCTTCAAATCCAGATGGACATTTTTATTCCAATTCTGAGTTAGAAAAACTAGTTTCAGTCTTAATTAAACACGATATCTTTGTGATTAGTGATGAAATTTATGATAAACTTCTTTATGATAAACAAGAATTTAAATCAATGGTCCAGCTTTTTCCAGATTTGAAAGCAAGAATTTTAGTTGTTAATGGAATGTCTAAATCATATGCTATGACTGGTTGGAGAGTAGGTTTTGGTTTTGCAAATGAAGACTGGATTAAAGCAATGACAAAAATTCAAAGTCATACAACATCAAATGTCAATACAATTGCTCAATATGCAAGTGCTAAGGCCTTAGAAAATAATGAGCTAGAAAAAATTATTGAAAAACGAAAATCAATTTATCAAAAAAGAAGAGATTTAACTGCTTCATTATTAGCAGAAATTGAAGCAATTGATACTTTAAAACCCGCTGGAGCTTTCTATTTCTTTATTGATATTTCTAAGTTGATTGGTAAAAAAATTAAGGGAGAGCAGATTCAGGGTTCACTTTCTTTTTCAGATTTACTTTTAAAAGAAGATAAAGTTGCCGTAGTACCAGGAATAGCTTTTGGAATGGATAATTTTATTCGGATTTCTTTTGCTTTAGGGGAAGAGAGAATAAAAACGGGAATTAAAAGAATAGCTGATTTTATAGCAAGACTTGAGTCTTAAAAATAGATTAATATAAATTAAGTTAGTTTAATAAATAAAAATTTAAAGCAAAAGTAAGTTAGTTTTAGATTTCAGGAGGTAAATTATGTATGAAATATTAGCAAAAGAAGTTTTAGCACCAACTATAAAAAAATTAAAGGTTAAAGCACCTTTAATTGCAAAAAAAACTAAGGCTGGTAATTTTATTATCTTAAGAGTAGACGAAAAGGGAGAAAGAATCCCTTTGACTGTAGCTGATTATGAAAGAAAGACAGGTATTATTACTATTATCTTTCAAGAAGTTGGCTATTCAACTAAATTATTAGGTAGAATGGAGCCAGGTGATAAAATTCAAGATATAGTGGGCCCTTTAGGTCATCATATTGATTTAGAAGGTTATCAAAAAGTAGTGCTTTTAGGTGGTGGCTCAGGTACTGCTCTTTTATATCCTAAAGTTAGGGCTTTTTATGAGCAGGGAGCAGAAGTTATTAGTATTACTGGAGCCAGAACTAAAAACCTAGTTATTTTAGAAGAGGAATTAGAAAGTTTTAGTGATCGTGTATTTATAGCAACTGATGATGGTAGTTATGGACACAAAGGATATGTAACTGATATTTTAAAAGACTTATTAATTCAAGAAAAAGATATTGATTTAGTAGTTGCAATTGGACCTGTACCGATGATGAAAGCAGTTTCAGATCTGACTGCAGAATATGAAATTGAAACTATTGTTAGCTTAAATACAATTATGGTTGATGGAACGGGTATGTGTGGAGCTTGTAGAGTAACTGTTGGCGGAGAAAGAAAATTCACTTGTGTAGATGGTCCAGCTTTTGATGCTCATCAAGTTGATTTTGAAGAATTAATAAATAGACTTAATTTTTATCAGAATGAAGAAAATTTAGTTCATTCGCAAGCAGTCGAGGAGGATAATTAATGTCATTGCAAAAAAAGAAAACGCCAATGAAGGAACAAAAAGCAGAAAAAAGAATTAGAAATTTTGATGAAGTTCCCTTTGGTTATACAAAAGAAGAAGCACTTGTAGAAGCAGACAGATGTTTGCAGTGTAAACACAAACCATGTGTTGAAGGTTGTCCAGTTGGAGTTCCGATTCCTCAATTTATTCAGGCTTTAAAAAATGGTAATCCAGAAGAAGCAAATCAAATAATTAAAAGCAAAAATAATTTGCCTGCTATCTGTGGTCGAGTGTGTCCCCAAGAAGAACAATGTGAAGCTAAATGTGTAATGGGAATTAAAAATGAAGCAGTTGCTATTGGTCGTTTAGAACGTTATGTAGCTGATTATAATTTAGAAAAAGAAACAGCAGAGTCCTCTAAAAGTGAATTAGAAAAATTAAAAATTGCGGAATTGACCGATAAAAAGGTTGCTGTTATTGGTTCAGGACCTGCTAGTTTGGCTGCAGCAGCTGATTTGGCCAAATCTGGACTTAAAGTTACTATTTTTGAAGCTCTGCATAAAACAGGTGGAGTTTTAAGATATGGAATTCCCGAATTTAGATTACCTAAAACTATAGTTGAACAAGAAGTTGAATCAATTAAGAAACTAGGTGTAGAAATTAAATTAAATGTAGTAGTTGGTAAATCTATTACTATTGAAGAACTTTTTGAACAAAATTATAAATCAATATTTATTGGTGTAGGAGCTGGTTTACCTAGATTTTTAAATATTCCAGGAGAAAATTTAAATGGAGTTTATTCAGCTAATGAATTTTTAACTAGAGTTAATTTAATGAAAGCTTTTAAATATCCTGAATATAAAACACCTGTTGCAGTTGGAAATAAGGTTGCAATTGTTGGAGCTGGAAATGTAGCAATGGATGCAGCAAGAACTGCTAAAAGATTAGGAGCTGAAGATGTTTATGTAGTTTATCGCCGTTCAGAAGAGCAGATGCCTGCTCGCAGTGAAGAAATACACCATGCTCAAGAAGAAGGTATTGAATTTAAATTATTAAATAATCCGATTGCAATTAAGGGTGAAAAGGGAAAAGTAAAAGCAATGGAATGTCAAAAGATGGAGCTGGGAGAAAAAGATAATTCTGGTAGAAGAAGACCACTTCCGATTAAAAATTCAAATTGGGATTTAGAACTTGATACAGTAATTATTGCTATTGGTCAAAATCCTAATCCACTTTTAACTGCTAATACTAAGGATTTAGAGACTAAAAGCTGGGGTGGAATTAAGGTGGATTCTGGCCAGAAAACTAGTCGTGAAGGTGTTTATGCAGGTGGAGACATAGTAACTGGTGGAGCAACAGTTATTCAGGCAATGGGTGCAGGTAAAAAAGCTGCCCAAAACATCAAAAATTATTTGCTTGAGAAATCTAAAAAATAAAGTAGTTGATTTTATATGGAAAATTTATATCAAGACAATTTATTTAGTGAAAAAGATAAAAAAATATATAGTGTGGCAGAAATAACAAAATATCTAAAAAATTTAATAAAAGAAGATCCATTTTTAAATGATTTTTGGCTTAGTGGTGAGATTTCTAATTTTTATCATCACAGTTCTGGTCATATGTATTTAACTCTTAAAGATAAAAATTCTCAATTAAAAACCGTAATGTTTAAAGGTGATAATTCCAAGCTTGACTTTGAACCAGAAGATGGAATGCAGGTTGAAGCTAAAGGTAATTTGGATATTTATAGCCAGCGAGGAGAATATCAATTTTATGCGCGTCAAATGAAAAAAGCTGGTAAAGGTAAATTATATGAAAAATATCAAAAATTAAAATCAGAATTGGAAAAAGAAGGATTATTCGCTGTCTCTAAAAAACAAGAAATTCCTTTTTTAGCTAATAAAATTGGGATTGTCACTTCTCCAACTGGAGCAGCTGTGCGTGATATACTTTCAGTTATGAAAAGAAGAAGCAGTAATTTTTCTGTTTTAATAGTTCCAGCTCATGTCCAGGGTAAACTTGCTCAAGCAGAAATTAGTGCTGGAATTAGGTATTTAAATAGTAGAAATGATATCGATTTGATTATTGTCAGCCGTGGTGGAGGTTCAATTGAAGATTTGTGGCCTTTTAATGAAGAAAAAGTAGCAAGAGCAATTTATAATTCAAAACTGCCAGTAATTAGTGGAGTTGGCCATGAAACTGATTTTACTATTGCTGATTTTGTAGCTGATCTGCGGGCACCAACTCCTTCTGCTGCAGCTGAATTAGCAACTGCAAATAGAGAGGAAGTTTTAACTAGGCTTGATAATTTAACTAAAAGATTATTAAATAGTAGTTTAACGAAAATTAAAGAATCTAAAAATAAATTAAATAGTATTGAAGCCAGAAAAATATTTTCAAGTCCAGCCGAATTATTTAGAGATTATGAACAAGAATTAGATAATTTAGAAACTCAATTAGTGCATCAAATAGAAAAAAATTATCAAGACTGGGAAAATAAATATCAATTATTACATCAGAAATTAAATAATTTAAGCCCTTTAAAAACTTTAGATCGAGGTTATACTATTTTACAAGATCAAACTAAAAAACCAATTAAATCAATTAAAGAAATTGAAATTGGGGATTTAGTTAAGGCCCGTTTAACTGATGGTTTAGCCGAAGTGGAAATCAAAGACTGTAGAAAAGTGGGTGACATTAATGGAAAATAAAAAAGAATTTGAAAAGAAAATCAAAATTGAAGAATTAGATTTTGAGTCTGCCCTAGCAAAATTACAAAAAATTGTAGACGATTTAGAAGAAGGTGGGAATGATTTAGATAAAACTTTAGCAGAATTTAGTCAAGGAATGAAATTGCTTAAATTTTGCCACCAAAAATTAGATAAGGCAGAATCCAAAATAGAATTAATGTTAAAAGAAAATCAAGAATTTACTAAAGAAGTAGCTTTTGAATCTGAGTTGGGAGAGGATTAATTTTGGATAAAATAAAGAATATTTTAAAAGCTAAAGCAGAAGTTATTGAAGAAAATCTAATAAAGTTATTAGATTGTCAAGATGAACTTGCACCTCAATTAACTAAGTCAATGAAATACACCCTACTTTCGGGAGGTAAAAGGATTAGACCAATCCTTACTCTTTTAATAGCCGAATTATTAGAAGGTAATTATCAAGCTGCTTTAAAAGCAGGATCTGCCTTAGAGATGATTCACAGTTATTCTTTAATCCATGATGATTTGCCAGCTATGGATGATGATAAATTAAGAAGAGGAAAAAAGACTAACCATCTTGTTTTTGGAGAGGCAACTGCAATTTTAGCTGGAGATGGACTTTTAACTTATGCTTTTCAAGTGTTAGCTGATCTAGAACTTAAGCCTGATTTAAAGGTTAAAATTATTGCAAATACAGCCAAATTCTCTGGTTATCAGGGAATGGTTGGAGGTCAGGTTTTAGATCTTGAGGCTGAAAATAAGGACTTAACACTTCAAGAAATGCAAAAAGTACATCAAGCTAAAACTGGAGCCTTGATTAAAGCATCAGTTTTAAATGGAGTTTATTGTTCTGATTTTAAGCCAGAAGAGAAAAAAGCACTTTTAACTTATGCAGAAAAAATTGGAGTCTTATTTCAGATAGTAGATGATTTGCTAGACTTAACTGGTGAAACTGAGGCGATGGGAAAAGTAGTTGGTAGGGATCAAGAATTAAATAAAGCAACTTACCCTAAATTATTAGGGTTGAAAAAGGCTCAAAAAGAAGCTGAAAAATATGCTAAAGAGGCTAAAGAAGCTTTAATTATTTTTGGCAAAAAAGCTGAGAAATTAGAAGCTTTAATTGATTTTATTTTAAAAAGACAGCAGTAATTGAAGCCCCTAAATAAATGTGTTATAATTAGTTAAAATGCAGATGGTGCAGTATTCTAGTCAGCATACTATCTTTGAAGGCGGGCCTAAAAATCCGTCAACGGGCATATCGATGAAGTTCTTTGTAATGGCTGCTGACGCCCAGTCGGGGGCTGTTGCAGAGAGATAAGGGCTTGGGGCGATCCACAATGGCATGTGGGCGTTGACCCCTTTCCCGCGGAGGCCTGGTCGAGTTTGTAAAAAATAAGGCTAGGTTCACCTGTTCTAACCGCAAGGTTGAACAGTGTAGCCTGCTTTGAAGTGGTACTGGAGACAGTAGCAAAACACAGACGCTTGGATCCAGCTCTGGGTTGAACCTGCTGGAAACCAGTACTGCAAAAGAAGCTAGGGGATAGTTTAAATGCTGTTAAGGAAAACTTCTAGACTGTCTTAGTGAATTCAATAGGGATTAAAGTGTGTTCTTAGTGGCAATCCAGCTCTGTAGAGGGAGACCCTACAGCAGGAATTTAA includes these proteins:
- the aroB gene encoding 3-dehydroquinate synthase, which translates into the protein MKIVLTGFMTAGKTTVAKIIAAKKNYKFYDSDQLIEAKEKMTIKEIFKLKGEKYFRKIEKEIIMNLLKTKKNLVLATGGGSIINKELRNLILEQSESFCLDLSPEAVLKREKKSKIQRPLLAGNNKLNKVKKLLAKRKKYYQQIPIHFDSETNSAIEIADLILAELPEQKINIKIDSKSMAYPVIIESKFKKNSFKKIIDKIKGNKVFLLVDQVLMSKHSAQIIDLLNKNSQLVKLELKAGEEIKSLSYLNQIYQILYENNFSRSDYLIAFGGGTVGDLGGLAASTYLRGLKLIQLPTTIISQLDSSIGGKTAVNFKNTKNIIGTFYQPELVYYQLDWLKTLATREIKSGLGEVIKYSILAGPELFDLLVEKETEIINLDEDIMLQIAEICLNTKYEYVRNDVQDKGLRKKLNLGHSFGHALEATENFNYKHGQAVVMGIAFTAFLSNKIGVLESDKFKKIIKLILNFNYEIFPSPAIKVKDLINYLAYDKKNSGNKIWWVLINDIGTTYLSDRFKQKELSQYMEEYLCKKWLLSMDLI
- the aroQ gene encoding type II 3-dehydroquinate dehydratase — translated: MQKVAIIHGPNLNMLGIREPEIYGGTNLAALNNDLKKKAKEIDLELEIIQTNHEGEIVDFLQQNYKELSGIVINPGGLTHTSVVLRDALASVRLAVIEVHISNIYRREEYRKKSITAEAAVGLITGLGVYGYVLALEALKKILIKEKY
- a CDS encoding M24 family metallopeptidase; protein product: MKKRIDKLRKNLIEKDIEAFLVTKRENVRYLSNFTGTAGKLLITKKDNIFITDFRYLDQAAEQTEGCVIEEISSDFVKGFAELLKRKNIKNLSFESEDLNFKMYQKLKDNLDLDSFMPLESLVENLRLIKDQSEIEKIKKAVEIADQGFDFLIDFIEPGKTEKEVALELEFFMKRKGGEANAFDFIVASGKRGALPHGVASDKKIETGDLVTIDFGTVYQGYHSDMTRTIAVGEPEAKLKNIYELVLSAQQKVIREIKAGMSCFEADKIARDFIAEAGYKENFGHGLGHGLGLEIHEGPRLSYSSDSQLKAGMVVTDEPGIYVSGLGGVRIEDDLVITENGCQVLNSAPKELIIL
- the efp gene encoding elongation factor P, translating into MISTNDFNTGLTIELEGEVYQVIEFQHSKSGRGSAFVRTKLRNVEEGYTINKTFKAGEKVETAHVEKKKMQYLYWDGSDYIFMDNDTYEQFSLSEEQLGDKVKYLKENMELDISVYQGKPIDIDLPTFVKLKVESTPPNVRGNTVSGGNKPATMETGLVTQVPLFIEEGDILKIDSRTNEYVERANK
- a CDS encoding NAD(P)/FAD-dependent oxidoreductase, yielding MNYLIIGAGAAGASAAKSILKNSKENDQIKIFTDENYPFYYRPRLIECLSGEVAIEDIIINDQEWFAENGIELHLDEKIIDVNLEAKEIKSKKDTYKYDKLLLASGSHCFVPPFSGLDLENIFTLRTAADLKEINKAAAKAKKAVVVGGGLLGLEIAYNFAKAGLDTTVLEVAPYLLPMQLDKKGGDLLEKKLEKNQVKVITDAKTKGFAGDKKVEKVILEDQKIEADIVLISTGIRCNTSLADDIDIEQNKGVIVNNKMQTSVPDVFAAGDIAEFKGEVYGIWPPSLKQGQVAGKVMSGEKAEFEAHVSSHKLKVAGIDVISLGELNKDNEYEEEILADDDNYIKVIKNNGKKIGAIIVGQYSNKNKIMAEVKK
- a CDS encoding Asp23/Gls24 family envelope stress response protein — its product is MEKDKIKDVEAEAVETEEVDEGSIQIADEVVGIITGLAATEIDGVAGMSGGLAGGIADMLGRKSLSKGVKVQVEDQTASVDVYVIIDYGNSIPDVAWKIQDNVKEAIEGMTGLDVKAVNVHVQGVNFPENDQKQAEKKELEEVEADK